The Pseudomonas sp. MPC6 nucleotide sequence TCGTCGGCGCCGTGCTGGTCAGTCTCCTGGCCATCTTCGCCGACCTGCTTCTGCAATGGCTGCAACGCACGCTGACTCCAAAAGGACTCCTGAAATGATCGAACTTCAAAACCTCAGCAAGACCTTCCAAAGCAACGGCAAAGATGTGAAAGCCGTGGACTCGGTCAGCCTGACCGTCAATGAAGGCGAGATTTGCGTGTTCCTCGGGCCATCGGGCTGCGGCAAAAGCACCACGCTGAAAATGATCAATCGCCTGATCAAGCCGACCTCGGGCAAGATCCTGATCAACGGCGAAGACACCACCGACCTCGACGCCGTGACCCTGCGCCGCAACATCGGTTATGTGATCCAGCAGATCGGTCTGTTCCCGAACATGACCATCGAGGAAAACATCACCATCGTTCCGCGCCTGTTGGGCTGGGACAAGCAGAAATGCCATGACCGTGCCCGCGAATTGATGAGCATGATCAAGCTGGAACCCAAGCAGTACCTGAATCGCTACCCGCGCGAACTGTCCGGCGGGCAGCAGCAGCGGATCGGCGTGATTCGTGCGCTGGCGGCCGATGCGCCGCTGTTGTTGATGGATGAACCGTTCGGCGCGGTCGACCCGATCAACCGCGAGATGATCCAGAACGAATTCTTCGAGATGCAACGGGCGCTGAACAAGACGGTGATCATGGTCAGCCATGACATCGACGAAGCGATCAAGCTGGGCGACAAGATCGCGATCTTCCGCGCTGGCAAGCTGCTGCAGATCGACCATCCGGACACCTTGCTCGCGCACCCGGCGGACGATTTTGTCAGCAACTTCGTCGGCCAGGACAGCACGCTCAAGCGCCTGTTGCTGGTGAAGGCCGAAGACGCAGCGGACAACGCCCCGTCGGTGAGCCCGGAAACCCCGGTGGCGGATGCGCTGGAACTGATGGATGAACTGGACCGTCGTTACGTGGTGGTGACTGATGCCGAGAACAAGGCGCTCGGTTATGTACGACGTCGCGACCTGCACCGTCAGACCGGCACTTGCGCGCAATACCGGCGCGAGTTCAACGCCACCGCGGCGTACGACGAACATTTGCGCATCCTGCTGTCGCGCATGTACGAGTTCAACCGTTCGTGGCTGCCGGTGATGGATGCCGAGCGGGTGTTCCTCGGTGAAGTGACCCAGGAATCGATTGCCGAGTACCTGAGCTCCGGTAAGTCCCGTGGCGGCAAGACCAGCATTGTTTCGCCTGCCGAGGCTGCGGTCGCCTGACCTGACGCCTTCGCG carries:
- a CDS encoding ABC transporter ATP-binding protein; this encodes MIELQNLSKTFQSNGKDVKAVDSVSLTVNEGEICVFLGPSGCGKSTTLKMINRLIKPTSGKILINGEDTTDLDAVTLRRNIGYVIQQIGLFPNMTIEENITIVPRLLGWDKQKCHDRARELMSMIKLEPKQYLNRYPRELSGGQQQRIGVIRALAADAPLLLMDEPFGAVDPINREMIQNEFFEMQRALNKTVIMVSHDIDEAIKLGDKIAIFRAGKLLQIDHPDTLLAHPADDFVSNFVGQDSTLKRLLLVKAEDAADNAPSVSPETPVADALELMDELDRRYVVVTDAENKALGYVRRRDLHRQTGTCAQYRREFNATAAYDEHLRILLSRMYEFNRSWLPVMDAERVFLGEVTQESIAEYLSSGKSRGGKTSIVSPAEAAVA